A region of Porites lutea chromosome 13, jaPorLute2.1, whole genome shotgun sequence DNA encodes the following proteins:
- the LOC140922852 gene encoding uncharacterized protein — MENGVKNMKSSSLAFNPYKYNNKEPKKSRDWRGLLMIIVAPLFLCAILLIIFFYAVRIAPVKPYTSLCLGSAEANRSNLTAMFKKIEHIYFHKLHPEMIYQMAKVTPEEIRKIFRPFDPNPEAIRNRTELANATLNELNSLQFNTSLLKLRERKAVHVARSVLRNNFGWAPYGQDYFNGDWLLGPDSHCVIPVCSLLTHLNAAFSYFKPRNLTELEKLKDIFEDYNRTLERHIENWKYGVRAGYVRPLEGCKAGLHQIKYVAYRGMTLKNERGIYDEAFAVTLMNSSFFDQLSDSDNKTWKELYILNVTSYFNRSLIENIAQPILKMLRYLEHEHLLNCPTEQNSNNGLGSLPLTSVFYNGVVDPGTTATGELPTKEKLSGAKTYENFMRFYTSLEISPAELRQKATNRLEELYNEAVDIAKRYTLQQDNTTAIDQFTQALNRPDMSFNEQTFPSNESDDDAFSKCLDDESAQKYCPERWKAMQAWIKNTVSTMSTIRPVLDPLFYDSGPKRSIPTCQIEVIPWYQPYASFQAYSPGSKDCKKNSSQALPFFLDKFGPKWTEYTTTSHEQLPGHQLEVQSFIEFFEDSCTDAIHWLSAYNWFPAMTEGWATYAEGILLPLNTNLYTDISDKQILLQKYGVIYYQLLAALRAAVDIDLNYYGKTRAQARQLYKKYIWDDNTDFVKKDITRITSVPGFVTSYMIGEMEITRLRGLAKTELGTAVFTLKDFHYEVLRQGEYPLPYLEETIQNYIACKKDPTRIDCKEFF, encoded by the exons ATGGAGAATGGTGTAAAGAATATGAAATCCTCCTCATTGGCTTTTAACCCTtataaatacaacaacaaagaaCCGAAGAAATCCAGAGACTGGCGTGGTCTGTTAATGATAATTGTGGCTCCACTTTTTCTTTGCGCAATTTTGTTGATAATATTCTTTTACGCTGTAAGAATTGCACCTGTAAAGCCTTACACTTCCCTCTGCCTTGGATCAGCGGAGGCTAATCGCTCAAACCTTACAGCGATGTTCAAAAAGATAGAACATATCTATTTCCATAAGCTGCATCCCGAGATGATTTACCAGATGGCAAAAGTCACGCCCGAGGAAATCCGAAAAATTTTTCGGCCTTTTGATCCAAATCCCGAAGCCATCAGGAATCGAACCGAGTTGGCCAATGCGACACTTAACGAGTTAAATTCCTTACAATTTAATACTTCGCTACTTAAACTTAGAGAACGAAAGGCAGTTCATGTGGCTCGATCGGTTTTACGTAATAACTTTGGCTGGGCACCTTATGGACAAGACTACTTCAATGGAGATTGGCTCTTAGGACCCGATTCGCATTGCGTCATCCCTGTTTGTTCTTTGTTAACTCATCTGAACGCCGCGTTTTCTTATTTCAAACCGCGTAACCTGACCGAGCTGGAGAAACTAAAAGATATATTCGAAGACTACAATCGAACATTAGAGCGGCATATAGAAAATTGGAAATACGGAGTAAGGGCTGGTTACGTCAGGCCACTCGAGGGGTGTAAAGCTGGTTTGCATCAGATCAAGTATGTAGCGTACAGAGggatgaccttgaaaaatgagCGAG GGATTTACGATGAGGCATTCGCTGTTACTCTCATGAATTCAAGCTTTTTTGATCAGTTGTCAGACTCTGATAACAAAACGTGGAAGGAACTGTACATTCTCAATGTGACGTCGTACTTCAACAGATCCCTTATAGAGAATATCGCCCAACCAATATTAAAGATGCTAAG GTACCTTGAACATGAACACCTACTGAACTGCCCAACCGAACAAAACTCTAACAACGGACTTGGAAGTCTGCCTCTAACTTCGGTATTTTATAATGGCGTTGTTGATCCGGGCACGACAGCGACTGGAGAGCTACCCACCAAGGAAAAACTAAGTGGTGCTAAGACTTATGAGAATTTCATGAGATTCTACACTTCTCTGGAAATATCACCGGCTGAACTGAGGCAGAAGGCCACTAACAGGCTGGAAGAGTTGTACAATGAG gCAGTAGACATTGCCAAAAGATACACCTTGCAACAAGACAACACCACCGCCATCGATCAGTTTACGCAGGCGCTGAATAGACCAGACATGTCTTTTAACGAACAAACGTTTCCTAGCAACGAGAGTGATGACGATGCATTTAGTAAATGCTTGGATGACGAGAGTGCGCAGAAATATTGCCCCGAACGATGGAAGGCAATGCAAGCATGGATAAAGAATACCGTCAGT ACAATGAGCACCATCAGACCAGTTTTGGACCCTCTATTTTACGATAGTGGCCCTAAGCGCTCCATCCCTACCTGTCAAATTGAAGTTATTCCATGGTATCAACCGTACGCCAGCTTTCAAGCCTACTCTCCTGGCTCTAAAGACTGCAAGAAAAACTCTTCCCAGGCGCTGCCTTTTTTCTTGGACAAATTCGGCCCAAAATGGACCGAGTATACCACCACATCTCATGAACAGCTACCGGGCCATCAACTTGAG GTTCAAAGTTTCATCGAGTTTTTTGAAGACAGCTGTACGGATGCAATTCACTGGCTCAGTGCATATAATTGGTTCCCCGCAATGACGGAGGGATGGGCTACCTACGCTGAGGGCATATTACTTCCTTTAAATACCAACCTATACACTGACATTTCAGACAAACAGATACTGCTGCAAAAGTACGGAGTCATCTACTATCAG CTTTTGGCCGCTCTCCGAGCAGCGGTGGACATCGATCTCAATTACTACGGTAAAACCCGAGCACAAGCAAGACAATTGTACAAGAAGTACATCTGGGACGACAACACAGACTTTGTCAAGAAAGACATCACCAGAATTACAAGCGTGCCAGGTTTTGTAACCAGCTATATGATCGGCGAGATGGAGATAACGCGTCTCAGAGGTTTGGCCAAGACGGAGCTTGGTACCGCAGTTTTCACGCTGAAAGACTTTCATTATGAGGTGCTACGGCAAGGCGAGTACCCGCTTCCTTATCTTGAAGAAACGATACAGAATTACATCGCCTGTAAGAAGGATCCTACAAGAATTGACTGCAAAGAGTTCTTTTAG
- the LOC140922949 gene encoding uncharacterized protein KIAA1958-like, with the protein MSERFVDVGSVDNFIAEQENKATLQKTQRDVKLLQTFLGTKNELRKVEEIPALELNEYICEFIISVRTKDGKDYEPSSLRSLLASFERHLKKNSYSASIINDLVFDKTRKVLMSKQKELKKKGKGNRPNASIALTSDELNTLYEKGLLGTRNPEALLNTLWLNNTMHFGLRGCKEHSDMCWGDVKLKETADGKEYLEFNERQTKTRTGSYCRDIRAMPSKMFATDGSEKDPIVVYKL; encoded by the coding sequence atgtCGGAAAGGTTTGTGGACGTCGGTTCAGTTGACAATTTTATTGcagaacaagaaaacaaagccaCATTACAAAAAACACAACGAGATGTAAAACTTTTGCAAACCTTTTTAGGAACCAAGAATGAACTTagaaaagttgaagaaattccAGCATTGGAGTTAAACGAATACATCTGCGAGTTTATCATTTCGGTCAGAACCAAAGATGGGAAAGACTATGAGCCTTCTTCGCTCCGAAGTCTATTGGCAAGTTTTGAACGACATCTAAAAAAGAACAGCTACTCTGCCAGTATCATAAATGACCTCGTATTtgacaaaacaagaaaagtcCTCATGTCTAAACAGAAAGAgttaaagaagaaaggaaaaggaaacaggCCAAACGCTTCGATAGCTTTAACCAGTGATGAATTGAATACGCTATACGAAAAAGGCCTTCTCGGTACACGAAATCCTGAAGCGTTGTTAAACACACTCTGGTTAAACAACACTATGCATTTTGGCCTCAGAGGCTGCAAAGAACATAGTGACATGTGCTGGGGCGATGTAAAGTTGAAGGAAACAGCTGACGGCAAGGAATATTTGGAATTTAATGAAAGACAAACCAAAACAAGAACCGGTTCATACTGCCGCGATATCAGGGCAATGCCGTCTAAAATGTTTGCCACTGATGGATCAGAAAAAGATCCTATAGTGGTCTACAAGCTCTAA
- the LOC140922948 gene encoding uncharacterized protein, with the protein MYRNAYETRGASTIGIVPQSGPRKLEKSRRWLVNLLIIGAPILLCAILLLILFLVPGPERKKQLAPTRCILSLEANSSKFSAMLQKIETKFFHVLHPRFIYARPGVTPEEIRSVFRPWDPSPSKIKSRTDEANKLLEELNALKINITLLKLRERKALHVAKSILLNNQGWAPYGANYYAGDWLLGPNFFCWEIICTVLYDFNVVISHFKPKNISDLRKLDDIIKQHNETFERYIANLKFGVRAGFVRSKEACEGGIHNMHYTFYRNIALGNETGVYKEGFAATIGTSGFFDQLSKEDNETWKEEKGQDILKYFNTSLLTYIGKPALKMLRYVEGEHKSHCPTPNLSAGLQKMPLPYVYSEQIRSWTTVPTTPKLPSGEELVGSKSYESLMRFFTTFDISPEKLKRKAWERLYDLHNQTMELVREYTGKNDDTEARDLFRTEIESVGNYFNDKSFPSNESENNAFIKCIDDASAKAYCPKRWEAMQTWINNVREVEKKLQPFYKDLFHTEGPKNCIPKCPMDIVPFYHPEAVFHAYVIGNKDCSVKASQQLPFFTENFGPKWTEYTTTVHEIPGHHIEVQSFTEYFQSDCTDSIAWLNGPNYFTAITEGWAAYNEYELFPNYTTLYNWDSNQQGHKEIMKQKYGMLYYQKLHALRPIVDIEFHFEGTDVSTIKKLYEQYVWEDNTHQVNKDISRILSTPGFVTSYMIGQMEISRVKDMAERELGPEFSLKDFHYEILREGEFPLEYLEEHITEYIACKKNPNKIGCNEIL; encoded by the exons ATGTACCGGAACGCTTACGAGACGAGAGGTGCCTCAACCATTGGAATAGTTCCCCAATCTGGCCCGAGAAAGCTCGAAAAATCTCGCAGATGGCTCGTCAACCTATTGATCATCGGTGCTCCCATACTGCTATGCGCGATTTTGCTGCTCATCCTTTTTCTAGTCCCAGGCCCTGAACGAAAGAAACAGCTAGCTCCGACCCGCTGCATTCTTTCTCTAGAGGCGAATTCATCGAAATTCTCCGCAATGCtacagaaaatcgaaacaaagttTTTCCACGTTCTTCATCCAAGGTTTATCTATGCAAGGCCAGGAGTGACTCCTGAAGAAATTCGGTCGGTTTTTCGTCCTTGGGATCCAAGCCCGAGCAAAATCAAGTCGAGAACAGATGAGGCCAACAAGTTGCTTGAAGAATTAAACGCTCTTAAGATCAACATCACGCTTTTGAAGCTGAGAGAAAGAAAAGCCCTCCATGTGGCCAAGTCCATTCTGTTAAATAATCAGGGATGGGCACCATATGGTGCTAACTATTACGCCGGCGATTGGTTGTTGGGACCCAACTTTTTTTGCTGGGAAATCATATGTACAGTTCTCTATGACTTCAACGTTGTCATTTCTCATTTCAAGCCCAAGAATATCAGCGATCTGCGCAAGTTAGACGACATCATCAAGCAGCATAACGAAACCTTTGAGAGATATATTGCGAATTTAAAGTTTGGCGTGAGGGCTGGGTTTGTCCGATCCAAAGAAGCTTGCGAGGGTGGCATCCACAATATGCATTATACGTTTTACAGAAACATTGCCCTTGGCAACGAAACAG GTGTCTATAAAGAGGGTTTCGCTGCGACAATAGGCACGTCAGGATTCTTCGATCAACTGTCCAAGGAAGATAACGAGACTTGGAAGGAAGAGAAAGGGCAGGATATACTGAAATACTTCAACACTTCACTTCTCACGTACATCGGCAAACCGGCCTTGAAAATGCTAAG ATATGTAGAGGGAGAACATAAAAGTCACTGCCCCACCCCGAATCTGAGTGCAGGTCTTCAAAAGATGCCTCTACCCTATGTCTACAGCGAACAGATTAGATCGTGGACAACCGTACCTACTACTCCGAAACTGCCAAGTGGCGAGGAACTCGTGGGAAGTAAAAGTTATGAATCACTCATGAGGTTCTTTACTACGTTTGATATCTCACCGGAAAAACTAAAAAGGAAAGCTTGGGAGCGTCTTTATGACCTTCACAACCAG acTATGGAGCTAGTTAGAGAATACACTGGCAAGAATGATGACACTGAAGCTCGGGATTTATTCCGTACTGAAATTGAATCCGTGGGGAATTATTTCAACGACAAAAGTTTCCCAAGCAATGAATCTGAGAACAACGCTTTCATAAAATGCATTGACGACGCGAGTGCTAAAGCTTATTGCCCGAAGCGATGGGAGGCTATGCAAACTTGGATAAATAACGTCAGAGAG GTTGAGAAAAAACTCCAACCGTTCTACAAAGATCTGTTCCATACGGAAGGTCCGAAAAATTGTATACCCAAATGCCCTATGGACATTGTACCCTTTTACCACCCCGAAGCTGTTTTTCATGCCTACGTTATTGGGAATAAAGACTGTTCCGTGAAAGCAAGTCAACAACTGCCTTTCTTTACAGagaattttggaccaaaatggACCGAGTATACTACAACAGTGCACGAGATACCTGGACATCACATCGAG GTCCAGAGCTTTACAGAGTATTTCCAAAGTGACTGTACGGATTCAATAGCATGGCTAAATGGTCCAAACTATTTCACAGCCATCACAGAGGGTTGGGCAGCTTACAACGAGTATGAACTGTTTCCAAATTACACTACACTCTACAACTGGGACTCCAATCAACAAGGCCACAAAGAAATCATGAAACAGAAGTATGGCATGTTGTACTACCAG AAACTTCACGCCCTTCGTCCTATTGTCGACATAGAATTTCACTTTGAAGGCACAGATGTGTCGACAATCAAAAAGTTGTACGAGCAATACGTATGGGAAGATAATACTCATCAAGTCAACAAAGATATTTCCCGCATTCTTAGCACCCCTGGATTTGTAACGAGCTACATGATTGGTCAAATGGAAATATCACGTGTCAAAGACATGGCCGAGAGGGAGTTGGGTCCAGAGTTCTCGCTGAAGGATTTTCATTACGAGATTCTGCGCGAAGGAGAGTTTCCGCTGGAATATTTGGAAGAACATATTACAGAATACATTGCCTGCAAGAAAAATCCCAATAAAATAGGATGCAATGAAATTCTGTAA